The Cricetulus griseus strain 17A/GY chromosome 9, alternate assembly CriGri-PICRH-1.0, whole genome shotgun sequence genome has a segment encoding these proteins:
- the Nphs1 gene encoding nephrin isoform X3, with protein sequence MGTKEVSIRGPGVTPIPRTSSLTPWLLMGMLTTGLTLSSIPTSVPRGFWTVSDNLTAVEGTTVKLRCGVSAPGSIVQWAKDGLLLGPNPRIPGFPRYSLEGDPAKGEFHLRIEACDLSDDAEYECQVGRSETGPELLSPKVILSILVPPKVLQLTPEEGSTVTWVAGQEYVVTCVSGDAKPAPDITFIQGGDTILGVSYNVNDGSEEKLFIAEAEARVTPRSSDNGQLLVCAGSSPALDTPIKASFTMNVLFPPGPPVIDWPGLDEGHVRAGQNLELPCVARGGNPPATLQWLKNGKPVAIAWGTEHVQSVARSVLVMTVRPEDQGAQLSCLSYNSVSVETQEQSVTLQVTFPPSAITILGSATQSENKNVTLCCLTKSSRPRVLLRWWLGGRQLQPTDETVMDGLHGGHISMSNLTLLVRREDNGLSLTCEAFSDAFSKETFKKSLTLNVKYPAQKLWIEGPQEGQFIRTGTRVRLVCLAIGGNPDPSLTWLKDSRTVSEPRQPQEPRRVQLGSLEKSGSTFSRELVLVIGPSDNRAKFSCKAGQLSASTQLLVQFPPTNLTILANSSALRPGDALNLTCVSISSNPPVNLSWDKEGERLEDVAAPPQSAPFKGSAASRSVFLRVSSRDHGHRVTCRAHSAALRETVSSFYRLNVLYPPEFLGEQVLAVTAVEQGQALLPVSVSANPAPEAFNWTFRGYRLSPAGGPRHRILSGGALQLWNVTRADDGIYQLHCQNSEGTAEALLKLDVHYAPIIRALRDPTEVNVGGSVDLVCTVDANPILPEMFSWERLGEDEDDLNLDDMEKISKGSTGRLRIHQAKLSQAGAYQCIVDNGVEPAARGLVRLVVRFAPQVDHPTPLTKVAAAGDSTSSATLHCRARGVPNIDFTWTKNGVPLDLQDPRYTEHRYHQGVVHSSLLTIANVSAAQDYALFTCTATNALGSDHTDIQLVSIGRPDPPLGLKVVSVTPNSVGLEWKPGFDGGLPQRFQIRYETLEAPGFLYADVLPPQATTFTLTGLKPSTRYRIWLLASNALGDSGLAHKGIQVSITTPGLDQAPEDTDHPRPTEQPPGAPRLPLLPVLFAVGGLLLLSNACCFGGLLWRRRRRRLAEEISEKTEAGSEEDRVRNEYEESQWTGDRDTGSSVVSTAEVEPHYQSMRDFSPRLPPTLEEVPYPQGVEDEDMAFPGHLYDEVERAYGPPAGWGPLYDEVQMDPYDLRWPEVKYEDPRGIYDQVAADLGAVEPNSLPFELRGHLV encoded by the exons CAGGATCCCAGGCTTCCCAAGGTACAGCCTAGAAGGAGATCCTGCCAAAG GTGAATTCCACCTGCGTATAGAAGCCTGTGACCTCAGTGATGACGCGGAGTATGAATGTCAAGTGGGCCGCTCAGAGACTGgtcctgagctcctgtctcccaaAGTAATCCTCTCCATCTTAG TTCCCCCCAAGGTGCTTCAGTTGACCCCCGAGGAAGGAAGCACAGTTACCTGGGTAGCTGGTCAGGAGTATGTGGTCACCTGTGTGTCTGGGGACGCGAAGCCAGCACCTGACATCACCTTCATCCAGG GTGGAGACACCATCCTGGGCGTCTCCTATAACGTGAACGACGGGTCTGAGGAGAAGCTCTTCATTGCAGAAGCTGAAGCTAG GGTGACACCCCGAAGCTCAGATAATGGGCAGTTACTGGTCTGTGCGGGGTCCAGTCCAGCCTTGGACACGCCCATCAAGGCTTCCTTCACCATGAATGTTCTGT TTCCCCCAGGACCTCCTGTCATTGACTGGCCAGGCTTGGATGAGGGCCATGTACGGGCAGGGCAGAACCTGGAGCTGCCCTGCGTGGCCCGAGGCGGAAATCCACCCGCTACCCTGCAGTGGCTGAAG AACGGTAAGCCAGTGGCCATAGCTTGGGGCACAGAGCATGTCCAGTCAGTGGCCCGTAGTGTGCTGGTGATGACGGTGCGACCTGAAGACCAGGGAGCTCAGCTCAGCTGTCTGTCCTACAACAGCGTATCTGTAGAGACCCAGGAGCAAAGCGTCACACTGCAGGTTACCT TCCCTCCCAGCGCCATCACCATCCTGGGATCTGCAACACAGTCTGAGAACAAGAATGTGACCCTTTGCTGCCTTACGAAGTCCAGTCGCCCACGGGTCCTGCTGCGATGGTGGCTGGGTGGACGACAGCTGCAGCCCACAGATGAGACAGTCATGGAT GGCCTGCATGGTGGCCACATCTCCATGTCCAATCTGACACTCTTGGTGCGGAGGGAAGACAATGGCTTGTCCCTTACCTGCGAAGCCTTCAGCGATGCCTTTAGCAAGGAGACCTTCAAGAAATCACTGAccttgaatgtgaaat ACCCCGCCCAGAAGCTGTGGATTGAGGGACCCCAAGAGGGGCAGTTCATTCGGACTGGGACGAGAGTAAGGCTGGTGTGTTTGGCCATTGGAGGCAATCCAGACCCCTCCCTCACCTGGCTTAAG GACTCACGAACCGTGAGCGAGCCTCGGCAGCCCCAGGAGCCGCGGCGTGTGCAGCTGGGCAGCCTGGAGAAGTCGGGCAGCACTTTCTCCCGCGAGCTGGTGTTGGTCATAGGGCCTTCGGACAACCGAGCCAAGTTCTCGTGCAAGGCGGGTCAGCTCAGCGCGTCCACGCAGCTGCTGGTGCAGT TCCCCCCAACCAACCTGACTATCCTGGCCAACTCATCCGCCCTGCGCCCCGGCGACGCCTTGAACTTGACCTGCGTCAGCATCAGTAGCAACCCCCCGGTCAACTTGTCTTGGGACAAGGAGGGGGAGAG GCTGGAAGACGTGGCGGCACCGCCCCAGAGCGCCCCGTTCAAAGGCTCCGCCGCATCCAGGAGTGTTTTCCTTCGGGTGTCATCCCGAGACCACGGCCACCGGGTCACCTGCCGGGCCCACAGCGCCGCGCTCCGTGAAACCGTGAGCTCCTTCTACCGCCTCAACGTGCTGT ATCCTCCAGAGTTTCTTGGGGAGCAAGTGCTGGCAGTGACCGCCGTGGAGCAAGGCCAGGCGCTGCTGCCGGTGTCGGTGTCCGCCAACCCCGCCCCGGAGGCTTTCAACTGGACCTTCCGAGGCTACCGCCTCAGCCCAG CTGGCGGTCCTCGGCACCGCATCCTGTCTGGCGGAGCTCTGCAGTTGTGGAATGTGACCCGAGCTGACGATGGCATCTATCAGCTGCACTGCCAGAATTCAGAGGGCACCGCTGAGGCGCTGTTAAAGCTGGACGTGCATT ATGCTCCCATCATCCGTGCCCTCAGGGACCCTACTGAGGTCAATGTCGGGGGTTCTGTGGACCTAGTCTGCACCGTTGATGCCAATCCCATCCTCCCAGAAATGTTCAGCTGGGAGAGACTG GGGGAAGACGAGGATGATCTGAACCTGGATGACATGGAGAAGATATCAAAGGGATCCACCGGGCGTCTGCGGATCCATCAGGCCAAGCTCTCCCAGGCTGGTGCTTACCAGTGCATTGTGGACAATGGGGTGGAGCCGGCAGCAAGAGGGCTGGTCCGTCTTGTTGTCAGAT TTGCCCCCCAGGTGGATCATCCAACCCCCTTAACGAAAGTGGCTGCAGCTGGGGACAGCACCAGTTCAGCAACCCTCCACTGCCGGGCCCGGGGTGTCCCCAACATCGACTTCACTTGGACCAAAAATGGGGTCCCTCTGGATCTCCAGGATCCCAG GTACACAGAGCACAGGTACCACCAGGGTGTTGTCCACAGTAGCCTCTTGACCATTGCCAATGTGTCTGCAGCCCAAGACTATGCCCTCTTCACATGCACGGCCACCAATGCCCTCGGTTCGGACCATACCGACATCCAGCTCGTCAGCATCG gCCGCCCTGACCCTCCTTTGGGACTGAAGGTCGTGAGCGTGACCCCCAACTCGGTAGGGCTGGAGTGGAAGCCTGGCTTTGACGGGGGTCTGCCTCAGCGCTTCCAAATCAG GTATGAGACACTCGAGGCTCCGGGATTTCTCTACGCTGATGTCCTGCCACCCCAGGCCACCACCTTCACACTGACTGGACTGAAGCCTTCCACAAGATACAGGATCTGGCTGCTGGCCAGCAATGCCCTGGGGGACAGTGGATTGGCTCACAAAGGGATCCAGGTCTCCATCACTACCCCAG GCCTGGACCAGGCTCCTGAAGACACAGACCACCCGCGGCCCACAGAGCAGCCTCCAG GAGCCCCGAGGCTGCCCCTGCTGCCGGTGCTGTTTGCCGTTGGCGGTCTTCTGTTGCTCTCCAATGCCTGCTGTTTTGGGGGGCTCCTGTGGCGGAGAAGACGGAGGCGCCTTGCAGAGG aGATCtcagagaagacagaggcagg GTCTGAGGAGGACCGAGTCAGGAACGAGTATGAGGAGAGTCAGTGGACTGGGGACCGGGACACAGGAAGCTCCGTG GTTAGCACAGCAGAAGTAGAACCACATTACCAGTCCATGAGGGACTTCAGCCCCCGGCTTCCCCCCACACTGGAAGAGGTGCCTTATCCCCAAG GAGTTGAAGATGAAGACATGGCCTTCCCTGGACATCTGTATGATGAGGTGGAGAGAGCCTATGGCCCACCTGCAGGCTGGGGACCCCTCTATGATGAAGTCCAAATG GACCCCTATGACCTTCGCTGGCCTGAGGTCAAGTATGAAGATCCAAGGGGGATCTATGACCAGGTGGCAGCAGACTTGGGTGCTGTGGAACCGAATTCTCTACCCTTCGAGCTGAGGGGACATCTGGTCTGA
- the Nphs1 gene encoding nephrin isoform X2, which yields MGTKEVSIRGPGVTPIPRTSSLTPWLLMGMLTTGLTLSSIPTSVPRGFWTVSDNLTAVEGTTVKLRCGVSAPGSIVQWAKDGLLLGPNPRIPGFPRYSLEGDPAKGEFHLRIEACDLSDDAEYECQVGRSETGPELLSPKVILSILVPPKVLQLTPEEGSTVTWVAGQEYVVTCVSGDAKPAPDITFIQGGDTILGVSYNVNDGSEEKLFIAEAEARVTPRSSDNGQLLVCAGSSPALDTPIKASFTMNVLFPPGPPVIDWPGLDEGHVRAGQNLELPCVARGGNPPATLQWLKNGKPVAIAWGTEHVQSVARSVLVMTVRPEDQGAQLSCLSYNSVSVETQEQSVTLQVTFPPSAITILGSATQSENKNVTLCCLTKSSRPRVLLRWWLGGRQLQPTDETVMDGLHGGHISMSNLTLLVRREDNGLSLTCEAFSDAFSKETFKKSLTLNVKYPAQKLWIEGPQEGQFIRTGTRVRLVCLAIGGNPDPSLTWLKDSRTVSEPRQPQEPRRVQLGSLEKSGSTFSRELVLVIGPSDNRAKFSCKAGQLSASTQLLVQFPPTNLTILANSSALRPGDALNLTCVSISSNPPVNLSWDKEGERLEDVAAPPQSAPFKGSAASRSVFLRVSSRDHGHRVTCRAHSAALRETVSSFYRLNVLYPPEFLGEQVLAVTAVEQGQALLPVSVSANPAPEAFNWTFRGYRLSPAGGPRHRILSGGALQLWNVTRADDGIYQLHCQNSEGTAEALLKLDVHYAPIIRALRDPTEVNVGGSVDLVCTVDANPILPEMFSWERLGEDEDDLNLDDMEKISKGSTGRLRIHQAKLSQAGAYQCIVDNGVEPAARGLVRLVVRFAPQVDHPTPLTKVAAAGDSTSSATLHCRARGVPNIDFTWTKNGVPLDLQDPRYTEHRYHQGVVHSSLLTIANVSAAQDYALFTCTATNALGSDHTDIQLVSIGRPDPPLGLKVVSVTPNSVGLEWKPGFDGGLPQRFQIRYETLEAPGFLYADVLPPQATTFTLTGLKPSTRYRIWLLASNALGDSGLAHKGIQVSITTPGLDQAPEDTDHPRPTEQPPGAPRLPLLPVLFAVGGLLLLSNACCFGGLLWRRRRRRLAEEISEKTEAGSEEDRVRNEYEESQWTGDRDTGSSVVSTAEVEPHYQSMRDFSPRLPPTLEEVPYPQAFTGVEDEDMAFPGHLYDEVERAYGPPAGWGPLYDEVQMDPYDLRWPEVKYEDPRGIYDQVAADLGAVEPNSLPFELRGHLV from the exons CAGGATCCCAGGCTTCCCAAGGTACAGCCTAGAAGGAGATCCTGCCAAAG GTGAATTCCACCTGCGTATAGAAGCCTGTGACCTCAGTGATGACGCGGAGTATGAATGTCAAGTGGGCCGCTCAGAGACTGgtcctgagctcctgtctcccaaAGTAATCCTCTCCATCTTAG TTCCCCCCAAGGTGCTTCAGTTGACCCCCGAGGAAGGAAGCACAGTTACCTGGGTAGCTGGTCAGGAGTATGTGGTCACCTGTGTGTCTGGGGACGCGAAGCCAGCACCTGACATCACCTTCATCCAGG GTGGAGACACCATCCTGGGCGTCTCCTATAACGTGAACGACGGGTCTGAGGAGAAGCTCTTCATTGCAGAAGCTGAAGCTAG GGTGACACCCCGAAGCTCAGATAATGGGCAGTTACTGGTCTGTGCGGGGTCCAGTCCAGCCTTGGACACGCCCATCAAGGCTTCCTTCACCATGAATGTTCTGT TTCCCCCAGGACCTCCTGTCATTGACTGGCCAGGCTTGGATGAGGGCCATGTACGGGCAGGGCAGAACCTGGAGCTGCCCTGCGTGGCCCGAGGCGGAAATCCACCCGCTACCCTGCAGTGGCTGAAG AACGGTAAGCCAGTGGCCATAGCTTGGGGCACAGAGCATGTCCAGTCAGTGGCCCGTAGTGTGCTGGTGATGACGGTGCGACCTGAAGACCAGGGAGCTCAGCTCAGCTGTCTGTCCTACAACAGCGTATCTGTAGAGACCCAGGAGCAAAGCGTCACACTGCAGGTTACCT TCCCTCCCAGCGCCATCACCATCCTGGGATCTGCAACACAGTCTGAGAACAAGAATGTGACCCTTTGCTGCCTTACGAAGTCCAGTCGCCCACGGGTCCTGCTGCGATGGTGGCTGGGTGGACGACAGCTGCAGCCCACAGATGAGACAGTCATGGAT GGCCTGCATGGTGGCCACATCTCCATGTCCAATCTGACACTCTTGGTGCGGAGGGAAGACAATGGCTTGTCCCTTACCTGCGAAGCCTTCAGCGATGCCTTTAGCAAGGAGACCTTCAAGAAATCACTGAccttgaatgtgaaat ACCCCGCCCAGAAGCTGTGGATTGAGGGACCCCAAGAGGGGCAGTTCATTCGGACTGGGACGAGAGTAAGGCTGGTGTGTTTGGCCATTGGAGGCAATCCAGACCCCTCCCTCACCTGGCTTAAG GACTCACGAACCGTGAGCGAGCCTCGGCAGCCCCAGGAGCCGCGGCGTGTGCAGCTGGGCAGCCTGGAGAAGTCGGGCAGCACTTTCTCCCGCGAGCTGGTGTTGGTCATAGGGCCTTCGGACAACCGAGCCAAGTTCTCGTGCAAGGCGGGTCAGCTCAGCGCGTCCACGCAGCTGCTGGTGCAGT TCCCCCCAACCAACCTGACTATCCTGGCCAACTCATCCGCCCTGCGCCCCGGCGACGCCTTGAACTTGACCTGCGTCAGCATCAGTAGCAACCCCCCGGTCAACTTGTCTTGGGACAAGGAGGGGGAGAG GCTGGAAGACGTGGCGGCACCGCCCCAGAGCGCCCCGTTCAAAGGCTCCGCCGCATCCAGGAGTGTTTTCCTTCGGGTGTCATCCCGAGACCACGGCCACCGGGTCACCTGCCGGGCCCACAGCGCCGCGCTCCGTGAAACCGTGAGCTCCTTCTACCGCCTCAACGTGCTGT ATCCTCCAGAGTTTCTTGGGGAGCAAGTGCTGGCAGTGACCGCCGTGGAGCAAGGCCAGGCGCTGCTGCCGGTGTCGGTGTCCGCCAACCCCGCCCCGGAGGCTTTCAACTGGACCTTCCGAGGCTACCGCCTCAGCCCAG CTGGCGGTCCTCGGCACCGCATCCTGTCTGGCGGAGCTCTGCAGTTGTGGAATGTGACCCGAGCTGACGATGGCATCTATCAGCTGCACTGCCAGAATTCAGAGGGCACCGCTGAGGCGCTGTTAAAGCTGGACGTGCATT ATGCTCCCATCATCCGTGCCCTCAGGGACCCTACTGAGGTCAATGTCGGGGGTTCTGTGGACCTAGTCTGCACCGTTGATGCCAATCCCATCCTCCCAGAAATGTTCAGCTGGGAGAGACTG GGGGAAGACGAGGATGATCTGAACCTGGATGACATGGAGAAGATATCAAAGGGATCCACCGGGCGTCTGCGGATCCATCAGGCCAAGCTCTCCCAGGCTGGTGCTTACCAGTGCATTGTGGACAATGGGGTGGAGCCGGCAGCAAGAGGGCTGGTCCGTCTTGTTGTCAGAT TTGCCCCCCAGGTGGATCATCCAACCCCCTTAACGAAAGTGGCTGCAGCTGGGGACAGCACCAGTTCAGCAACCCTCCACTGCCGGGCCCGGGGTGTCCCCAACATCGACTTCACTTGGACCAAAAATGGGGTCCCTCTGGATCTCCAGGATCCCAG GTACACAGAGCACAGGTACCACCAGGGTGTTGTCCACAGTAGCCTCTTGACCATTGCCAATGTGTCTGCAGCCCAAGACTATGCCCTCTTCACATGCACGGCCACCAATGCCCTCGGTTCGGACCATACCGACATCCAGCTCGTCAGCATCG gCCGCCCTGACCCTCCTTTGGGACTGAAGGTCGTGAGCGTGACCCCCAACTCGGTAGGGCTGGAGTGGAAGCCTGGCTTTGACGGGGGTCTGCCTCAGCGCTTCCAAATCAG GTATGAGACACTCGAGGCTCCGGGATTTCTCTACGCTGATGTCCTGCCACCCCAGGCCACCACCTTCACACTGACTGGACTGAAGCCTTCCACAAGATACAGGATCTGGCTGCTGGCCAGCAATGCCCTGGGGGACAGTGGATTGGCTCACAAAGGGATCCAGGTCTCCATCACTACCCCAG GCCTGGACCAGGCTCCTGAAGACACAGACCACCCGCGGCCCACAGAGCAGCCTCCAG GAGCCCCGAGGCTGCCCCTGCTGCCGGTGCTGTTTGCCGTTGGCGGTCTTCTGTTGCTCTCCAATGCCTGCTGTTTTGGGGGGCTCCTGTGGCGGAGAAGACGGAGGCGCCTTGCAGAGG aGATCtcagagaagacagaggcagg GTCTGAGGAGGACCGAGTCAGGAACGAGTATGAGGAGAGTCAGTGGACTGGGGACCGGGACACAGGAAGCTCCGTG GTTAGCACAGCAGAAGTAGAACCACATTACCAGTCCATGAGGGACTTCAGCCCCCGGCTTCCCCCCACACTGGAAGAGGTGCCTTATCCCCAAG CCTTCACAGGAGTTGAAGATGAAGACATGGCCTTCCCTGGACATCTGTATGATGAGGTGGAGAGAGCCTATGGCCCACCTGCAGGCTGGGGACCCCTCTATGATGAAGTCCAAATG GACCCCTATGACCTTCGCTGGCCTGAGGTCAAGTATGAAGATCCAAGGGGGATCTATGACCAGGTGGCAGCAGACTTGGGTGCTGTGGAACCGAATTCTCTACCCTTCGAGCTGAGGGGACATCTGGTCTGA